The Thermotoga caldifontis AZM44c09 genomic interval ACTTGTTCCGAGGTCTGAGGAACTCTCAGAAATCAGGATGATCACTTCTGGAGAAAAAACCTACAGGGCCTTCTACTCGCCGCGCGAAGAATTTCTCAGACTGAACGCACCCGTGTTCAAAAGCCGCATCGCGCAGTTTTATCTTCAAAAAGCTGACTTCGTTCATCCAAGTGGGAACAAATACGCTCTGAGAATAGATCGAACGGGAGAGTGGAGTTTTCTCAGGATAGAAAGACTTTACAGGCTCGATCTGATTCAAATCATGGAAAACGACAGGCCGAAGACCAAGTTGGTCGTCGTGAACAACAGAACGAACAGGCCCTTGATCGAAAGAGAAGGATCTTTCTACGATGTGAACGAGAAAGGTGAAGAAATCTACCTGATCGGTTATATAGACTTCGTCGGCTGGAAGAACTTCGTGAGGGTCTTGCGAGATCCGAGGATCGCGGGGCCGTTCCTTAAGATCTTCGCCTGGACCTTCCTCTGGGCTCTGTTGAGTGTCGTGTTGTCTCTGGCTGTCGGTCTGCCTTTCGCTCTGGTCCTGAACGATCCGAAGTTGAAGGGGAGAAACATCTACAGAACTCTGCTCATCGTCCCGTGGGCGATACCTGTTTTCATATCGGCGCTCGTGTGGAGAAACGGACTCCTCAACGAAAGCTATGGAGTGATAAACAAGTTCCTCCTCCCAGCGCTCGGGCTTCCTGCGATAAAGTGGATGAACGATCCTTTCTGGGCGAGAGTAGGAGTTTTACTCGTCAACATCTGGCTCACCTATCCTTACATGATGACGATCTCACTCGGTGCGCTGCAGGGCATTCCTTACGAGCTGTACGAAGCCGCGATGATCGACGGGGCAGGAAAGATCAAACGCTTCTGGAACATAACCTTCCCGTTGCTCATGACGGTCATCGCACCACTTTTGGTGAGTAGTTTCGCTTTCAGCTTCAACAACTTCACGATCATCTATCTGATCACGGGTGGAGGTCCACCGATACCTGGTTCAACCACGCCCACGGGTTACACCGACATACTCATTTCGTACGTCTACAAACTCGCATTCCAGGCAGGAACGGGTCAGGACTTCGGCCTGGCAGCGGCCATATCGATCCTCATCTTCTTCCTCGTGGGTGGTATCAGCTACGTCAACTTCAGGTTCTCTGGCGTCTTCGAAGAGGTGGGAAGATGAAACTCCACGTGCACGTGATACTGATCATTCTCATCGTCGTCATCCTTTTTCCGACTGTGTGGGTAGTGACGACGTCCCTGAGAAGGGACGAAGCCGCCTTCTCAACGGAGCTGTTTTCGAGCAGACTCACGCTGCAGAATTACATCGATCTTCTCTTTCCCGAACAGAACGTGCCGGTCCTCGTAAGAGAACTTCAGAAGCTCGTTTCTCGGGTCGAACCGTACGACAAACTGAGCTTGCCACAGGCCCGGTGGAAAGCGGATGAACTGCTCAAGAAGTTGAGAAGGTACCTCGATGAATCCAACAGGAGGAACGAGCTCGCGAAGAATGCCTACAAAGATATTGTGAAGATCTTCGAGGAAGGTGCCGACCGTGTGAAACAGACAACGCTGAGCGATTTGAAGCGGGTCGAAGAAACCGTTGCTGAAAGACAGGATGAGTTGAAGATCGATGAGGATGAACTCGCGTTCGTCCTGTACGAAGTGCTGAGCAAAGAGAGATTCAATTCTCAGCTTGAAAAGACCCTGCGTTCCACAGTTGAAGAGCTGACGAGCGTCAGGATCGAAGATGAAGAGTCCTACTCGCTCGCTTTGGAAGCTTTGAAAAAAGCTTACGAGGAGCTTGGAGGATCGGCCCTGAAGGAGCTCGAAACGCTGACCGCTCAGCTGTCCTCACTCACAGCCGAGATAGATTCGATGAGAAGGTCCTTAGAACCTCTGCAAAGGTCTTTCGTCGAGGTTCAGATCCTTCTGAAGGGGGACGTTTTGACCGAGCTTCAATCGCTCAGCATTGCGATAGATGCCCTGACGAGGATGAAAGATTCGCTCGTGCGAACGACTGCAAAGAGCGTTTTTCCAGTGGACGACTCTGCTTTCCTGAAAAGCGTGAAAGATGTCAGCAGTCGTTTCGAGCTTCTCTCGACTGGGCTGGAAGGTTTCGAAGATCTCTCAGAAGTTGAGAAGGTTGCCCAAGCCCTCTCCAAGAAACTGCTCGCGCTCATTGAGGTGGAACCAGAACAGAAAAGTTTGAAGGTGTACGGGGACATGGTGAAGGCCTACGATGAGATCAGGCCAAGGTTGGAGAGACTGTGTGACGATATGGAGAATGTGCTCGATCGTTACACAGACTACGTTTTGAAGATCAGAGAAACGAACGAATTGTTGGCGCTGAAAGAATCTCAGTTGCAGCAGTTGAGACAAAGGATGGCTGATCTCCAGCAAAGAAAAGAATCGATCGGAGCTAAGCTCGCCGAGGAAAGGGCCTGGTTACAGCTTGAGATTTTCAAAGCTGAGCTTGCTGTGAGGACCTCCACGGTTGAAACGATCAAATCTTTATCCAGAACTGACCTTCTGCGCTATTCAGCTTTGATCACCTGGCTGAGGAACTTTTCAAACTCCTACGAACAGAGCGACAAAGTTAAGGAAAGTGTGAGGAAGGTTATCAACGACCTGAAGTGGATCGAAGACTACAGAACGTTCATTAGCAGGTTCGAGAACTATTCGAAGAACTACGATCAGACCATCGAAGAATTCGAGCATGTGCTGAGCGACTTTGAAAAGATCTACACCGATCTGCTGTCACTCTCCCACAGTGGTGTTTTCGTGAGTTCGGAGCACCTGTCGAGGTTGCTCGATTTGGTCAAACTCGACTTCGTGAACAAGGTCCGTGCGGATCTCGCCGTCGTCTCGCGCAAGAGTGGCGACTTGATGAAGCTTTCGCTCTTTCCGAACGCACAGAAACTCTACCGCGAGGTGGACAAACAGCTCTTCAGGATAGACCAGATCTGGAAAGAGAAAATGAAGCATTACTTTTCTCGCTGGGTGCTCAATTCCATCATC includes:
- a CDS encoding ABC transporter permease subunit, with protein sequence MIGLKRFLSLCFIGLLNVFFFWIAFFLLSNAYYVLGAFFLGLVFLIDFFIFNPKGYPYRYVAPALVLLTILVIYPIYFTVKTAFTNYGTGHYMSKEEAIERLLYDPVYTYQIEDEAVEYKVFLAYDGLTPIYDDFLLLFKINGEIFIAEKPVPVKKKGREVLLSEAQLSAVEGTDYQLVPRSEELSEIRMITSGEKTYRAFYSPREEFLRLNAPVFKSRIAQFYLQKADFVHPSGNKYALRIDRTGEWSFLRIERLYRLDLIQIMENDRPKTKLVVVNNRTNRPLIEREGSFYDVNEKGEEIYLIGYIDFVGWKNFVRVLRDPRIAGPFLKIFAWTFLWALLSVVLSLAVGLPFALVLNDPKLKGRNIYRTLLIVPWAIPVFISALVWRNGLLNESYGVINKFLLPALGLPAIKWMNDPFWARVGVLLVNIWLTYPYMMTISLGALQGIPYELYEAAMIDGAGKIKRFWNITFPLLMTVIAPLLVSSFAFSFNNFTIIYLITGGGPPIPGSTTPTGYTDILISYVYKLAFQAGTGQDFGLAAAISILIFFLVGGISYVNFRFSGVFEEVGR
- a CDS encoding ABC transporter permease subunit; translation: MKLHVHVILIILIVVILFPTVWVVTTSLRRDEAAFSTELFSSRLTLQNYIDLLFPEQNVPVLVRELQKLVSRVEPYDKLSLPQARWKADELLKKLRRYLDESNRRNELAKNAYKDIVKIFEEGADRVKQTTLSDLKRVEETVAERQDELKIDEDELAFVLYEVLSKERFNSQLEKTLRSTVEELTSVRIEDEESYSLALEALKKAYEELGGSALKELETLTAQLSSLTAEIDSMRRSLEPLQRSFVEVQILLKGDVLTELQSLSIAIDALTRMKDSLVRTTAKSVFPVDDSAFLKSVKDVSSRFELLSTGLEGFEDLSEVEKVAQALSKKLLALIEVEPEQKSLKVYGDMVKAYDEIRPRLERLCDDMENVLDRYTDYVLKIRETNELLALKESQLQQLRQRMADLQQRKESIGAKLAEERAWLQLEIFKAELAVRTSTVETIKSLSRTDLLRYSALITWLRNFSNSYEQSDKVKESVRKVINDLKWIEDYRTFISRFENYSKNYDQTIEEFEHVLSDFEKIYTDLLSLSHSGVFVSSEHLSRLLDLVKLDFVNKVRADLAVVSRKSGDLMKLSLFPNAQKLYREVDKQLFRIDQIWKEKMKHYFSRWVLNSIIVSTIVALITTFVCATAAYPFSRMRFVGRRYGILSFLLIQMFPGVIFMIAIYNLLNFLGKFVPMLGIDTIGGLALAYLTNIAYNAYLIKGFYDLIPASLEEAAIVDGATKFQSFYMIVLPLARPILIVVFLLTFIGTFNEYVVARIVLQNVRNYTYALGLQSFAVGPYETEWGLFTAAALLGMLPMVILFLAMQRYLVSGLTRGAVKE